Genomic DNA from Paucilactobacillus hokkaidonensis JCM 18461:
CGGAATTGGCCATAACCTACAAGAACATAGTGTTGTGTTGATTCGTGGAGGCCGTGTTAAGGATTTACCTGGGGTTCGTTATCATGTTATCCGTGGTACTCTAGATACTGCCGGAGTTGAAGATCGTCGTCAAAGCCGTTCAAAATACGGAACAAAGAAGCCAAAGAAATAAGGAGGGTTATTTAAATGCCACGTAAAGGACATGTACAACAACGGGAAATTTTGCCCGATCCAATGTATAATTCAAAATTAGTAACTAGTTTAATTAACCATTTAATGATTGATGGTAAAAGAGGAACTTCTTCAAAAATTATTTATGGTGCGTTTGATTTAATTAAAAGTGAAACAGGTAATGATCCCGTTGAAGTTTTTCAACAAGCAATGGAAAATGTTATGCCTGTCTTAGAAGTTAAGGCTCGTCGTGTTGGGGGTTCTAACTACCAAGTTCCGATCGAAGTTCGTCCAGATCGTCGGACAACACTTGGTCTTCGTTGGATCAC
This window encodes:
- the rpsG gene encoding 30S ribosomal protein S7, whose protein sequence is MPRKGHVQQREILPDPMYNSKLVTSLINHLMIDGKRGTSSKIIYGAFDLIKSETGNDPVEVFQQAMENVMPVLEVKARRVGGSNYQVPIEVRPDRRTTLGLRWITQFSRSRGEHTMTERLGREIMDAANNTGASVKKREDTHRMADANRAFAHYRW